A region from the Kryptolebias marmoratus isolate JLee-2015 linkage group LG9, ASM164957v2, whole genome shotgun sequence genome encodes:
- the jakmip1 gene encoding janus kinase and microtubule-interacting protein 1, protein MSSITPPSAQPPKKGRKPEKSEVMADSPQATNEELRNKLMDIQIELQQERGKVCKLRERLQEQRQARELEQHKHAVALTDLRAKLHEEKLREVASAREALARQHEAELARAIKIRDAEVQRLQGLVNALRDGAADKLKNALLAEAREEARRAFDGERIKLQQEIQEQKLARKQAEEALATALQADKAKAADLRTAYQQHQDEVHRIKRDCEKDIRRLMDELKAKDRVVCALERELGAQAGYTQKLQLQKEALDEQLGQVREAERYNHGSPKREAVPGLGENPDLLNNQEAEERDMRRFQLKIAELHSVIRKLEDRNALLADERNELLKRVREAESQMKPMFEKNKRLSKKNDDLLQTLQRMEEKLKNLSRTNAEMKEKASSSRPPSQQQPTQLKRTSSLTDLTHAHEEQEVEFLKLQITEQRRIIDELTQERDRSVMNKKNRRKPPKLGNRHVVETYFGFDEESIDSETSSLTSYNTDLTDRTPATPEEDLEETVSREESELRFRQLTREYQALQRAYALLQEQVGGSLDAEREARNREQLQMELSSCQAKIVDLEKTLAERGQDSKWVEEKQYLIRTNKELHEKICALQQAESRLQAEVRDARDQNELLEFRMLELEERERRSPALNFHMSTFPENSSSALQIYCHQEGVKDVIIPELMKKLDILGDNGNLRNEEQVAVIQAGTVISLCEKWLKQIDNTEAALTQKMIDLENDKELFSKQKGFLEEELDYRKQALDQAYMRIEELEATLYSALQQEQPACRAVAESLTDRQREELRLAVDKLRRQILRQSRQYDSQILQERMELLQQAQQRIRELEDRIDLQKRQIKDIEEKFLFLFLFFSLAFILWP, encoded by the exons ATGTCATCAATTACACCCCCATCGGCCCAACCCCCTAAAAAGGGAAGGAAGCCGGAGAAATCAGAGGTGATGGCCGATTCACCGCAGGCCACCAACGAGGAACTCAGGAACAAACTCATGGACATTCAGATCGAGCTGCAGCAGGAGCGGGGCAAG GTCTGCAAGCTCCGCGAGCGTCTGCAGGAACAGCGGCAAGCTCGGGAGCTtgagcagcacaaacatgcCGTGGCGCTCACTGACCTGCGCGCCAAACTTCACGAGGAAAAGCTGCGCGAGGTAGCGTCTGCCCGCGAGGCCCTGGCGCGGCAGCACGAAGCCGAGTTGGCTCGGGCGATCAAGATCCGGGACGCGGAGGTGCAGAGGCTCCAGGGTCTCGTAAATGCACTGAGGGACGGAGCTGCTGACAAGCTCAAAAACGCTCTTCTCGCAGAGGCTCGAGAGGAGGCCAGGAGAGCGTTTGATGGGGAGAGAATAAAGCTACAGCAGGAG ATTCAGGAGCAGAAATTGGCCAGGAAACAAGCTGAGGAAGCGTTGGCAACTGCTCTTCAAGCTGATAAAGCTAAAGCAGCTGATCTCCGCACGGCTTATCAACAGCACCAAGATGAGGTGCATCGCATTAAGCGAGACTGTGAGAAAGACATCCGCAGACTG ATGGATGAGTTGAAGGCGAAGGACCGGGTGGTGTGTGCTCTGGAGAGAGAGCTGGGGGCGCAGGCTGGCTACACCCAGAAGCTTCAGCTTCAAAAGGAAGCCCTGGACGAGCAGCTGGGTCAGGTACGGGAGGCTGAACGATACAACCACGGCAGCCCCAAGCGAGAGGCGGTCCCTGGCCTAGGAGAAAATCCAGACCTGCTTAATAACCAG GAGGCCGAGGAGCGAGACATGAGGAGGTTCCAGCTGAAAATCGCAGAGCTTCACTCCGTCATTAGGAAACTGGAGGACAGAAATGCACTGCTGGCGGACGAGAGGAACGAACTA CTGAAGCGGGTGCGAGAGGCAGAGAGCCAAATGAAGCCCATGTTTGAGAAGAATAAGCGCCTGTCCAAGAAGAACGATGACCTCCTGCAGACGCTGCAGCGTATGGAGGAGAAACTCAAGAATCTGAGTCGCACAAATGCAGAAATG AAGGAAAAGGCTTCCTCCTCTCGGCCACCCTCACAGCAGCAACCCACTCAGCTGAAGCGAACAAGCTCCCTGACTGACCTTACCCACGCCCacgaggaacaggaagtggagttCCTCAAGCTGCAGATTACTGAGCAACGTCGCATCATTGATGAGCTCACGCAG GAACGTGACAGATCAGTgatgaacaagaaaaacaggaggaaacCACCCAAGCTGGGAAAC AGGCATGTTGTGGAGACATATTTTGGATTTGATGAGGAGTCGATAGACTCTGAGACCTCGTCTCTGACCTCCTATAACACTGACCTGACTGACCGCACTCCTGCCACTCCTGAGGAGGATTTGGAAGAG ACTGTTTCCCGTGAAGAGTCAGAGCTTCGTTTTCGTCAGCTCACCAGAGAATATCAGGCTCTTCAACGGGCTTACGCGCTCCTGCAGGAGCAGGTTGGGGGCTCCCTGGATGCTGAGAGGGAGGCCAGG AATCGTGAGCAGCTGCAGATGGAGCTCAGCAGCTGCCAGGCAAAGATTGTGGACCTGGAGAAAACCCTTGCAGAGAGGGGGCAG GACTCAAAGTGGGTGGAGGAGAAACAATACTTGATCAGGACCAACAAGGAGCTGCACGAGAAG ATCTGCGCGCTGCAGCAGGCGGAGTCGCGGCTGCAGGCTGAGGTTCGGGACGCCCGGGACCAAAACGAGCTGCTCGAATTCAGAATGCTGGAACTTGAA GAAAGAGAGCGGAGATCCCCTGCCCTTAATTTCCACATGTCTACATTTCCTGAGAACAGTAGCAGTGCCCTGCAGATCTACTGTCACCAGGAGGGAGTGAAG GATGTAATTATCCCTGAGCTGATGAAGAAGCTGGATATTCTGGGTGATAATGGG AATCTCAGAAATGAGGAGCAGGTTGCTGTGATCCAGGCTGGGACGGTGATCTCACTCTGTGAAAAG TGGTTGAAGCAAATAGATAACACAGAGGCCGCCCTCACACAGAAGATGATCGACTTGGAAAATGATAAG GAGTTGTTCAGCAAGCAGAAGGGATTTCTTGAGGAGGAGCTGGATTACAGAAAGCAGGCCTTGGATCAGGCTTACATG AGGATCGAGGAGCTGGAGGCCACGCTGTATAGCGctctgcagcaggagcagccGGCATGCCGCGCGGTGGCCGAATCgctgacagacaggcagagggAGGAGCTGAGGCTAGCCGTGGACAAGCTGCGGCGTCAGATTCTCCGGCAGAGCCGGCAGTATGACAGTCAGATCTTACAGGAGCGCATGGAGCTCCTACAGCAGGCGCAGCAG agaaTTAGAGAGCTGGAGGACAGGATCGACTTGCAAAAGAGACAAATAAAGGATATAGAGGAAAAG tttttgttcctctttttatttttctctttagcaTTTATTCTTTGGCCTTAA
- the LOC108243073 gene encoding golgin subfamily B member 1, translating to MQNSQRLDQRLHMLREEVRTMSLEKELTERLWRERLQRCQRQLKAKEEEMSRQSQYFENFKSQLHQKLSLARDREQSLQSRIYALEKQLLDMTVSAATGMTTIRAVRITPETVRHIDEQDKLPSLRGEGEGEEEKKEERRKQWQPEMREEGKAETDVDDRGNKDTKQTSNEARLQSFIISLQEDLRVLLEREEDGMTERRRLLEQLLEAQENSHFLGGKVEEMKAEGHQLRLSESSLLKEVEELKEENQRLQQILRDVAKTPSELSTKPESASESSSTSCCPSVPGNKLLHATAMGQSSSGSSGEVQPTAEKRRVQDSFETPPDVHQGAAERVQNNTEDCFSSAKSKTATKRDPINLFQYFGSKPNTHFQSLSITTGFLNEFKSGNLEQSSSEESDALREAFQSLGLGEDLREKCEHLEVALKQIQAQLEATTQENAQLKLQLRKDAEEQRRATAQRSTRDKIIPPSTIDRADLLPSFPAKDDAVLAVAQDDLVQALNQENRALAERIQELMAHIEIREEEIKKEHKQLREHIFRLEEDGDRLEQENQEQAGLISELTKKTEDDLNTIMELQQKLAESEEESQQCQVQEGECPAGKPESFLQNNQEEDSDTFAANVIKVDEEVQVTFSQETDNLTTAPSSGCQRNNQLELLQNNSQNNLHVSSLTGQVAQLTNSVQNLKTEKEELIANIDSLREQQGEVTLSVQRQTEEKQHLTRTIWGLKEQKDSIFQSLSDLRQEKEPLSRAVCGLKDERDQLLRSVSDLKETKEQLTESLSALQRDKEAITESVSSGKDERDRVMQSVRGLQMENDQLSQTVLRLEEQRNKLTDSLKHLTEEIDQKRLTHSLKEDPDQLVQSVSSLKEEKGKIEHSISCLKREEEEVMQKVLDLKEERHNLQIILEQAETELNHKQQLVDPLRSDNAGPECETSSQTDKFKQKQNELMGEIEALGAELKQIQAEVDKRLAETKRLQSELSRSEARCDEAEKEAARAAEQVIRLTGSISQMDDIRKENESLSAQIKELQNKLTVLLREKTAALSLKAQTEEQHNILTAQLKAKSVALEELNSEYTALKRGRGSRDDLSTTLVSLRARYDDIRAKYDALLKRKSQTDLDIAPLKAKLSCLVVKCQERNCLLVEMMKSLRKQSCLDPELTQRVKHLLRDAALQEYAAAFTPGSYTQTGDCSNGLTQEFFSAFQNHTDGFTPDDTCPGVSIYVSKQQNRVEPESGTQYGESKKHVPIMASETSANLDVGPAAEETLKKNSPERIPPVPEPASVQVSSVVPLKDSLVTNILQLSPASGPVRAKSRPENLGFEHLDMKQKSSSWSSSLGKTSRSPTSSSSSTRVSPSPRLSSPEKIINLHEQLQKTLTSSFQAPESRGRGQEPRRSLSLSAQADLNSPNTTSSFHPTLSLTVPTKHVPTERTKPATSQKSPTLFNAVVSRSADVKLSPSIFMKRLLKADVCTSPTTLSSSDFPLVTLTPSKDESVLTGGSKVTAQKITTVHYTSDAAHTASTPRNILESDASNTKSTPSDKTPSQLNVCNITSKTSCSQSAHSSQKTSIKSSTESSAAQEKTSRRLKPEAPAEVCSVEVIKTVGQSSLLIGWERPPLDELGCSNGTFVYGYRVLVNREFHKSVMSSACTKCILENIDLSVPVHIGVQTLGSNGLRSNSVQTVHNTSNRTEQN from the exons ATGCAAAACTCCCAGAGGCTGGACCAGAGACTCCACATGCTCAGAGAGGAGGTCAGAACCATG AGTCTAGAAAAGGAACTAACAGAGCGACTATGGAGAGAGCGGCTGCAGCGCTGTCAGAGGCAACTGAAGGCCAAAGAAGAGGAAATGAGTCGTCAGTCTCAgtattttgaaaactttaaatccCAACTTCACCAGAAGCTCAGCTTGGCGCGGGACAGAGAGCAGAGTCTGCAGAGTCGGATCTACGCTTTGGAAAAGCAGCTGCTCGACATGACTGTCAGCGCTGCCACTGGAATGACAACGATCAGAGCGGTCCGAATAACCCCTGAGACTGTGAGACACATAGATGAACAAGACAAGCTACCCTCCCTGAGAGGAGAAGGCgaaggagaagaggagaagaaagaggagaggaggaaacagTGGCAGCCAGAAATGAGAGAAGAAGGTAAGGCAGAGACAGATGTAGACGACAgagggaacaaagacacaaaacagactTCAAATGAGGCCAGGCTGCAAAGCTTCATAATTAGCCTGCAGGAGGATCTCAGGGTGCTACTGGAGAGAGAGGAGGACGGGATGACTGAGCGGAGGAGGCTCCTGGAGCAGCTCCTGGAAGCCCAGGAGAACAGCCACTTCCTGGGGGGCAAAGTGgaagaaatgaaagcagagGGGCATCAGCTGAGACTGTCTGAGAGCTCCCTGttgaaggaggtggaggagctAAAAGAGGAGAACCAGAGACTCCAGCAGATCCTCAGGGATGTAGCTAAAACACCATCTGAGTTATCCACAAAACCAGAGTCCGCTTCTGAGTCCAGCTCGACCAGCTGCTGTCCATCTGTCCCTGGAAACAAACTTTTACATGCCACTGCCATGGGACAGTCCTCCTCAGGGAGCTCAGGAGAG GTGCAGCCAACTGCAGAGAAGAGACGAGTTCAGGATTCATTTGAAACTCCACCTGATGTccaccagggggcagcagagcGTGTCCAAAACAACACAGAGGATTGTTTCTCATCAGCCAAATCCAAAACCGCAACTAAACGAGATCCAATCAACCTCTTTCAGTACTTTGGCTCCAAACCCAACACCCATTTCCAGTCACTTTCCATCACTACAGGGTTCTTAAATGAGTTTAAGTCAGGAAACTTGGAGCAAAGTTCCAGTGAGGAATCCGATGCCCTGAGGGAAGCGTTCCAAAGTTTAGGGTTAGGGGAAGATCTACGTGAAAAATGTGAGCACCTGGAGGTTGCCCTGAAGCAAATACAGGCACAGTTGGAGGCTACGACTCAGGAGAATGCTCAACTAAAATTACAGCTCAGAAAGGATGCAGAGGAACAACGGAGAGCAACAGCCCAGAGGTCAACAAGAGACAAG ATAATCCCACCATCTACCATTGACAGAGCTGATCTTCTCCCATCATTTCCTGCCAAAGATGATGCAGTTCTTGCTGTTGCTCAGGATGACCTTGTTCAAGCTCTGAATCAGGAAAACCGAGCCCTGGCAGAACGGATCCAGGAGCTGATGGCTCACATTGAGATCAGAGAGGAGGAGATCAAAAAAGAGCATAAACAGCTGCGGGAGCATATCTTCAGGCTGGAGGAGGATGGTGACAGGCTGGAGCAGGAGAACCAAGAACAAGCCGGTTTGATCTCCGAACTCACTAAGAAGACGGAGGATGATCTGAATACCATCATGGAGCTTCAGCAGAAGTTAGCTGAGAGTGAAGAGGAATCACAGCAGTGTCAAGTTCAGGAAGGTGAATGCCCTGCTGGAAAACCAGAAAGTTTTTTACAGAACAATCAAGAAGAAGATTCGGACACTTTTGCtgcaaatgtaataaaagtagATGAAGAAGTGCAGGTGACTTTCAGCCAAGAAACAGACAATCTGACCACAGCCCCATCATCGGGTTGTCAGCGTAATAATCAGCTTGAATTATTACAAAACAACTCACAGAACAACCTGCACGTTAGTTCCCTGACTGGCCAAGTAGCTCAGCTCACCAACTCAGTCCAGAACCTCAAAACGGAAAAAGAAGAATTGATTGCCAACATTGATTCTCTCAGAGAGCAGCAAGGAGAAGTCACGCTGTCAGttcaaagacagacagaagaaaaacagcatttaacgCGCACCATTTGGGGACTGAAAGAGCAGAAAGATAGCATCTTTCAGTCTCTGTCTGACCTCAGACAGGAGAAAGAGCCGCTGAGCAGGGCAGTCTGCGGGCTGAAGGATGAGAGAGATCAGCTCCTGAGGTCTGTTAGTGACCTTAAAGAAACGAAAGAGCAGCTAACCGAGTCTTTATCTGCTCTCCAAAGAGATAAAGAGGCAATAACAGAATCAGTCTCAAGTGGAAAAGACGAGCGAGATCGAGTTATGCAATCTGTGCGAGGTTTACAGATGGAGAACGACCAGTTAAGCCAAACAGTGCTTCGTTTGgaagaacagagaaacaaactaacCGATTCTCTCAAGCATTTGACGGAGGAAATAGATCAAAAACGTTTAACTCACTCTTTAAAGGAAGACCCTGACCAGCTGGTGCAGTCAGTTAGCagtttgaaagaagaaaaaggaaagatcGAACATTCGATCAGCTGCTTGAAgcgagaggaagaggaagtaATGCAGAAAGTCTTGGATTTAAAAGAGGAACGACACAACCTTCAGATTATTCTTGAGCAAGCAGAAACGGAGCTCAATCACAAGCAGCAGCTGGTGGACCCACTCCGTTCTGACAATGCTGGACCCGAATGTGAGACCAGTAGTCAGACAGACAAGTTTAAACAG AAGCAAAACGAGCTGATGGGGGAGATCGAAGCTTTGGGAGCAGAGTTAAAGCAAATCCAAGCAGAGGTGGACAAGAGGCTCGCAGAG ACCAAGAGGTTGCAAAGTGAACTCTCTCGGTCGGAAGCCCGGTGTGACGAGGCAGAGAAAGAGGCAGCCCGAGCAGCTGAACAGGTGATCAGACTGACTGGATCCATCAGTCAGATGGACGACATCAGGAAGGAAAATGAGAGCCTCTCAGCTCAG ATAaaggagctgcagaacaaactgACTGTTCTGCTTCGggagaaaactgcagctttgtCTCTGAAGGCCCAAACAGAGGAACAACACAACATCCTCACTGCTCAGCTCAAAGCCAAG AGCGTCGCTCTGGAGGAGCTGAACTCGGAGTACACGGCTCTGAAACGAGGACGAGGCAGCAGGGATGATCTGAGCACCACCCTCGTCTCCCTCAGAGCTCGTTACGACGACATCAGAGCCAAG tATGATGCacttcttaaaagaaaaagccaaacagaTCTGGATATTGCTCCTTTAAAG GCCAAGCTTTCTTGCCTGGTGGTTAAGTGTCAGGAGAGAAACTGCTTGTTAGTCGAGATGATGAAGTCCTTGCGGAAACAAAGCTGTCTGGACCCTGAACTTACTCAGCGAGTGAAGCATCTGCTCCGAGATGCTGCTCTTCAGGAGTACGCTGCAGCGTTCACACCAGGAAGCTACACACAGACTGGAGACTGCAGTAATGGACTGACGCAGGAATTCTTCTCTGCATTTCAAAACCACACAGACGGCTTCACACCTGACGACACCTGCCCAGGTGTATCGATCTAtgtgagcaaacaacaaaaccgAGTCGAACCTGAATCTGGAACTCAGTACGGTGAAAGTAAAAAACATGTTCCGATAATGGCCAGTGAGACTTCAGCAAATCTTGACGTTGGACCTGCAGCAGAAGAAACCCTGAAGAAAAACTCACCTGAGCGAATACCTCCTGTTCCAGAGCCTGCAAGTGTCCAGGTGTCCTCTGTTGTTCCACTAAAAGACAGTCTGGTCACCAATATTTTACAG CTGTCTCCTGCCAGTGGACCAGTCAGAGCAAAGAGTCGACCAGAAAATTTAGGATTTGAGCATTTGGACATGAAACAAAAGTCCTCATCGTGGTCGAGCAGTTTGGGTAAAACTTCACGGAGtcccacctcttcctcctccagcacaCGAGTCAGTCCGAGCCCGAGGCTGAGTAGTCCCGAGAAGATTATCAACCTGCACGAACAACTGCAGAAGACTCTGACGAGCAGCTTTCAG GCACCAgagagcagaggaagaggacagGAGCCCAGGAGGAGTCTGTCACTTTCAGCCCAGGCAGACCTAAACTCGCCCAACACAACATCCAGTTTCCAccccactctctctctcacagtTCCAACTAAACACGTGCCAACAGAAAGAACTAAACCCGCCACCTCTCAGAAATCACCAACACTTTTCAACGCAGTCGTATCTCGATCCGCCGACGTAAAATTAAGTCCGAGCATCTTTATGAAGCGTCTCCTTAAAGCAGACGTTTGCACATCACCGACTACTCTGAGCTCTTCTGACTTTCCTCTCGTCACTCTGACTCCCAGCAAAGATGAGTCCGTTTTAACTGGCGGCTCTAAGGTAACAGCACAGAAAATCACTACTGTTCATTACACGTCTGACGCTGCACATACAGCATCTACTCCTCGAAATATTTTGGAATCTGATGCCTCAAATACAAAAAGCACTCCTTCAGATAAAACTCCCTCCCAGCTTAACGTTTGTAACATCACTTCTAAAACATCCTGCTCTCAGTCTGCTCATTCCTCTCAGAAGACATCCATAAAGTCCTCCACAGAGTCCAGTGCTGCTCAGGAAAAGACCTCAAGACGACTCAAACCAG AAGCTCCAGCTGAGGTCTGCTCTGTTGAGGTAATTAAAACAGTGGGTCAGAGCAgcctcctgattggctgggaGAGGCCTCCACTCGACGAGCTGGGCTGCAGCAACGGCACGTTTGTGTATGGATACAgg GTTTTGGTCAACAGGGAGTTCCACAAATCTGTCATGAGCTCAGCGTGCACCAAG TGTATCCTGGAAAACATCGACCtgagtgtccctgtccacatcGGTGTCCAGACTCTGGGCTCCAACGGTCTCCGATCAAACAGTGTCCAAACTGTTCACAACACCTCAAACAGAACGGAGCAGAACTGA